In a genomic window of Mycosarcoma maydis chromosome 5, whole genome shotgun sequence:
- a CDS encoding uncharacterized protein (related to centromere binding factor 1), with the protein MSATTDTAPTETASTDEHITDVSSVTNQPAQSSARSEAASASDSAPAAAPAAAVVAAAAALESTPSAGRDHIERDVSNILAELNQEQLASIVAAARASEARTADGTTSSESFAQGANLPPGLGQAASALTSIAAGFKRTPGNDRTSLGTPTKASADAPPSSEEDVKQLDVDSAVKSATDTATAAALASLGSLGASQPTSTTYNNDAGDESIEYDSPPNGASPSRSLKRARGPELDRQRKDNHKEVERRRRSAINDGIVQLSHIVPGCDAKNTNKGAIIHAAVRYIQDLKHNEASNIEKWTLEKLLMDQAMGDLTAQLDEATAQIERLRHELDERSAGPHPQDAAPNT; encoded by the coding sequence ATGTCAGCGACAACAGATACAGCGCCGACAGAGACAGCATCGACTGACGAGCACATCACTGACGTGTCATCGGTGACGAATCAGCCAGCACAGAGCTCGGCGCGCTCCGaggctgcttctgcttctgattctgctcctgctgctgctcctgctgctgcagtcgTAGCCGCGGCCGCCGCTCTTGAATCAACCCCCTCAGCTGGACGCGACCACATTGAACGCGATGTCTCCAACATCCTGGCTGAGCTCAACCAAGAGCAactcgcctcgatcgtcgCCGCAGCACGGGCTTCTGAAGCGCGCACCGCTGACGGCACTACATCGAGCGAATCGTTTGCCCAAGGTGCCAACCTCCCGCCTGGATTGGGTCAAGCAGCGAGTGCGTTGACGAGCATCGCTGCTGGATTCAAGCGCACTCCAGGAAACGACCGAACGAGTCTGGGCACGCCAACCAAAGCTTCCGCCGAtgcaccaccatcatccgAGGAAGATGTTAAACAACTCGACGTAGATTCGGCGGTGAAATCTGCCACGGATACTGCTACTGCCGCAGCTCTCGCCAGTCTGGGCTCACTGGGTGCATCACAACCGACGTCGACAACGTACAACAACGATGCAGGCGACGAATCAATCGAGTACGACTCGCCTCCCAATGGCGCATCGCCGTCGCGCAGTCTGAAACGCGCACGGGGTCCTGAACTTGACCGTCAACGAAAGGACAACCACAAAGAAGTCgaacgtcgtcgtcgatcagCCATCAACGACGGCATCGTCCAACTGTCTCACATTGTGCCCGGCTGCGATGCCAAAAACACCAACAAGGGCGCCATCATTCATGCCGCAGTAAGGTACATTCAGGATCTGAAACACAACGAAGCGAGCAACATCGAAAAATGGACTCTGGAAAAGTTGCTCATGGATCAGGCAATGGGCGATCTGACCGCGCAATTGGACGAGGCAACCGCCCAGATCGAAAGACTGAGGcacgagctggacgagcgcTCCGCTGGTCCGCATCCGCAAGATGCTGCCCCAAACACCTAG
- a CDS encoding putative translation elongation factor eIF-5A, whose translation MSASDDEQHNATFETADAGSSLTFPMQCSALRKNGHVVIKGRPCKIVDMSTSKTGKHGHAKVHLVAVDIFTTKKYEDISPSTHNMDVPNVRREEYQLVNIDDGFLNLMTNDGDTKDDVRVPDGELGDQIQAAFDDGKDLMVTVVSAMGEEHCLSFKDAPQGK comes from the exons ATG TCCGCctccgacgacgagcagcacaacGCCACCTTCGAGACCGCCGATGCCGGTTCCTCGCTCACCTTCCCTATGCagtgctctgctctgcgtAAGAACGGTCACGTCGTCATCAAGGGCCGTCCTTGCAAG ATTGTCGACATGTCTACCTCCAAGACCGGCAAGCACGGTCACGCCAAGGTCCACCTTGTCGCCGTCGACATCTTCACCACCAAGAAGTACGAAGACATTTCGCCCTCGACGCACAACATGGACGTCCCCAACGTCCGACGTGAGGAGTACCAGCTGGTCAACATTGACGACGGTTTCCTGAACCTGATGACCAACGACGGTGACACCAAGGACGACGTCCGTGTCCCCGACGGTGAGCTCGGCGACCAGATCCAGGCCGCCTTCGACGATGGCAAGGATCTCATGGTCACCGTCGTCTCGGCCATGGGCGAGGAACACTGCCTCTCCTTCAAGGACGCTCCTCAGGGCAAGTAA
- a CDS encoding putative superoxide dismutase SOD2 — MLRTALTRSSGAVKASSRSFVASAPAAVRAKHTLPDLAFDYGALEPAISSKIMELHHTKHHQTYVNGLNQAEEQLSEAIHKKDVKSAIALQKAINFNGGGHINHTLFWENLAPQKNGGGELSSGALKDAIDRDFGGLDQLKSKFNAQIAAIQGSGWGWLGYNPQTKKLDIVTTANQDPLLSHVPLIGVDAWEHAFYLQYQNVKADYFKAIWDVINFKAAEERLKKAQ; from the coding sequence ATGCTTCGCACTGCCCTTACTCGATCGTCCGGAGCCGTCAAGGCGTCGTCGCGCAGTTTTGTCGCCTCTGCCCCTGCGGCCGTGCGAGCCAAGCACACGCTTCCCGACCTGGCTTTCGACTACGGTGCACTCGAGCCCGCCATTTCATCCAAGATCATGGAGCTACACCACACCAAGCACCACCAGACCTATGTCAACGGTCTCAACCAGGCGGAAGAGCAGCTCTCTGAAGCGATCCACAAGAAGGACGTCAAGTCGGCAATCGCTCTTCAGAAAGCGATCAACTTTAACGGCGGTGGTCACATCAACCACACTCTCTTTTGGGAGAATCTGGCCCCGCAGAAGAATGGCGGTGGTGAGTTGAGCAGCGGCGCTCTCAAGGACGCTATCGACCGAGACTTTGGTGGTTTGGACCAGCTCAAGTCCAAGTTCAATGCTCAGATCGCTGCCATCCAGGGTTCCGGTTGGGGTTGGCTCGGCTACAACCCGCagaccaagaagctcgacattgtcacTACCGCCAACCAGGACCCTCTGCTCTCGCATGTGCCTCTGATCGGTGTCGACGCTTGGGAACATGCCTTCTACCTCCAGTACCAGAACGTCAAGGCCGACTACTTCAAGGCCATCTGGGACGTCATTAATTTCAAGGCTGCCGAGGAGCGTCTCAAGAAAGCTCAGTAG